One Brachybacterium aquaticum genomic region harbors:
- the guaB gene encoding IMP dehydrogenase: MTSADPFGFIGLTYDDVLLLPGETDVIPSEADTSSRLTREITLKVPLASAAMDTVTESRMAIAMARLGGIGILHRNLSIEDQAHQVDLVKRTQTGRITNPVTIGPDATLEDFDALCGQFRVSGLPVVDADHRLLGICTNRDLRFIPVAEWGSTKVADVMTTELFTAPEDVTPEQATALLRKNKRERLPLVDADGKLTGLITVKDFVKSEQFPDASKDGQGRLLVGAGVGFFGDSLDRAGQLRDAGVDVLVVDTANGHARLALEMIKQLKSDSYFQDVQVIGGNVATQAGAQALVDAGADAVKVGVGPGSICTTRVVAGVGVPQITAINEASKATKPAGVPLIGDGGLQYSGDIAKALVAGADTVMLGSLLAGTEESPGEVVLVGGKQYKAYRGMGSLGAMSSRGKKSFSKDRYFQADVPSDDKIVPEGIEGRVSYKGQLGSVVHQLVGGLHQSMFYVGANTVPDLKDRGQFVRITAAGLKESHPHDMAAIMEAPNYTGR; this comes from the coding sequence ATGACGAGCGCGGATCCCTTCGGTTTCATCGGCCTGACCTACGACGACGTCCTCCTGCTGCCCGGCGAGACGGACGTGATCCCCTCCGAGGCGGACACCTCCAGCCGTCTCACCAGGGAGATCACCCTCAAGGTGCCGCTCGCGAGCGCCGCGATGGACACCGTCACCGAGTCCCGCATGGCCATCGCCATGGCCCGCCTGGGCGGCATCGGCATCCTCCACCGCAACCTCTCCATCGAGGACCAGGCTCACCAGGTCGATCTCGTCAAGCGCACCCAGACCGGACGCATCACCAACCCGGTGACCATCGGCCCGGACGCGACCCTCGAGGACTTCGACGCGCTGTGCGGCCAGTTCCGGGTCTCCGGCCTGCCCGTCGTCGACGCCGACCACCGCCTGCTCGGCATCTGCACCAACCGCGACCTGCGCTTCATCCCCGTCGCAGAGTGGGGCAGCACCAAGGTCGCCGACGTGATGACCACCGAGCTGTTCACCGCTCCCGAGGACGTCACCCCCGAGCAGGCCACCGCCCTGCTGCGGAAGAACAAGCGCGAGCGCCTGCCGCTCGTGGACGCCGACGGGAAGCTCACGGGCCTGATCACCGTGAAGGACTTCGTGAAGTCCGAGCAGTTCCCCGACGCCTCCAAGGACGGCCAGGGCCGACTCCTGGTCGGTGCGGGCGTGGGCTTCTTCGGCGACTCGCTCGATCGCGCGGGCCAGCTGCGCGACGCGGGTGTGGACGTGCTCGTGGTCGACACCGCCAACGGCCACGCACGCCTGGCGCTGGAGATGATCAAGCAGCTCAAGTCCGACTCCTACTTCCAGGACGTCCAGGTCATCGGCGGCAACGTCGCCACCCAGGCCGGTGCGCAGGCGCTCGTGGACGCCGGGGCCGACGCGGTCAAGGTCGGCGTGGGGCCGGGCTCCATCTGCACCACCCGCGTGGTCGCCGGTGTGGGCGTCCCGCAGATCACCGCGATCAATGAGGCGTCCAAGGCCACCAAGCCCGCGGGCGTCCCGCTGATCGGCGACGGCGGCCTGCAGTACTCCGGCGACATCGCCAAGGCCCTCGTCGCGGGGGCCGACACGGTCATGCTCGGCTCGCTGCTGGCGGGCACCGAGGAGTCCCCGGGCGAGGTCGTGCTCGTGGGCGGCAAGCAGTACAAGGCCTACCGCGGCATGGGCTCGCTCGGCGCCATGTCCTCGCGCGGCAAGAAGTCCTTCTCCAAGGACCGCTACTTCCAGGCCGACGTCCCCAGCGACGACAAGATCGTCCCCGAGGGCATCGAGGGCCGCGTCTCCTACAAAGGCCAGCTCGGCTCCGTGGTCCACCAGCTGGTGGGCGGCCTGCACCAGTCGATGTTCTACGTCGGTGCGAACACCGTCCCCGACCTCAAGGACCGCGGCCAGTTCGTGCGCATCACCGCCGCCGGTCTCAAGGAGTCCCACCCCCACGACATGGCCGCGATCATGGAGGCCCCGAACTACACCGGGCGCTGA
- a CDS encoding IS110 family transposase: MDTRFAVVVGLDVGKSSHHACALDPAGNKLFDKPLPQDESELRVLFTQLQNHGEVLMVVDQPNTIGALPIAVAREVGCSVAYLPGLAMRKAADLYPGRSKTDARDAFIIADMARTMPHTLRQVDRDSDVLSALKVLAGFDEDLAHETTRALNRIRSLLTQIHPALERVFVGGTLSTGLVLDLLEKFGGPTGLKSAGRSRVLRFARAHSRRDPEVLIDQIFTALGEQTVIVPATAAVELVIPRVAGQVKELKEQRATVAREVETMLEDFPLASVLMSMPGIGIKTAAQILLTIGDASAFETPGHLAAYAGIAPVTRRSGTSIRGEFPARSGNKRLKNALFYSAWVASHSDPISKAYYDRKRAEGKRHNAAVICLARRRCNVIFAMLRDGTYYQPPTTTPTPEPAALAA, encoded by the coding sequence ATGGACACACGATTCGCGGTCGTCGTCGGCCTCGACGTCGGGAAGAGCAGCCATCATGCCTGCGCGCTTGATCCCGCCGGGAACAAGCTGTTCGACAAGCCTCTCCCGCAGGACGAGTCCGAGCTCCGCGTGCTGTTCACCCAGCTGCAGAACCACGGTGAAGTGCTGATGGTGGTCGATCAGCCCAACACCATCGGAGCGTTGCCGATCGCGGTCGCCCGCGAGGTCGGCTGCTCCGTCGCCTACCTGCCGGGCCTGGCGATGCGGAAGGCCGCAGACCTCTATCCGGGCAGGTCAAAGACCGACGCGCGGGACGCGTTCATCATCGCTGACATGGCCCGGACCATGCCCCACACCCTCCGACAGGTCGACCGCGACAGCGACGTCCTCTCCGCTCTGAAGGTCCTCGCCGGGTTCGACGAGGACCTCGCCCACGAGACCACGCGGGCGCTGAACCGGATCCGGTCTCTGCTCACGCAGATTCATCCCGCGCTCGAGCGAGTCTTCGTCGGCGGGACCCTCTCGACCGGGCTCGTGCTGGACCTGCTGGAGAAGTTCGGCGGCCCGACCGGGCTCAAGAGTGCAGGCAGGAGCAGGGTTCTACGGTTCGCTCGGGCCCATTCGCGCCGTGACCCCGAAGTGCTGATCGACCAGATCTTCACCGCGCTGGGTGAGCAGACCGTGATCGTGCCAGCGACCGCGGCAGTGGAACTCGTGATTCCCAGAGTCGCTGGTCAGGTGAAGGAGCTGAAGGAGCAGCGGGCGACCGTGGCGAGGGAGGTCGAGACCATGCTGGAGGACTTCCCTCTCGCCTCGGTCTTGATGAGCATGCCGGGGATCGGCATCAAGACCGCCGCCCAGATCCTCCTGACCATCGGCGACGCCTCCGCGTTTGAGACCCCAGGCCACCTCGCGGCCTATGCCGGAATCGCGCCGGTCACACGAAGATCCGGCACCTCGATCCGCGGAGAGTTCCCCGCACGTTCAGGCAACAAGCGGTTGAAGAACGCGCTGTTCTACTCCGCCTGGGTCGCCTCTCACTCGGACCCGATCTCCAAGGCCTACTACGATCGCAAACGCGCCGAGGGCAAGCGCCACAACGCCGCCGTGATCTGCCTGGCCCGCCGCCGCTGCAACGTCATCTTCGCGATGCTCCGCGACGGCACCTACTACCAGCCCCCGACCACCACCCCGACCCCCGAGCCGGCCGCTCTTGCGGCTTGA
- the pta gene encoding phosphate acetyltransferase, with the protein MLGGVSQSVYIASPEGMTGKSMVAFGLLEALASRSDSVGVYRPVVKSADARDYAVDLLTSHPAVDQAYEDAIGVDYQLVLSDPAAAHERILARHRELAERYGVLVVLGSDYDDLANPTELAFNAEVAANMGAPVVVVLSGLDRSPDQIAALAAVAVGEFGGHHALPVAVVINRADAASLEAILQAVSAKVPGPLVAAIPENPVIMAPTVQELKDAVDGTLLQGNPEWLDRVSVGTVIAAMSLPNVLSRLTENCTVIAPGDRYDLLPGLVMAQQSGTFPSLSSIVLTGGYQVPEEVNRLISGVQQDLPIIASDLPTFDTAVRIARSRGRLNVSSPQKLDAARRAVAEHLPTQDLLGTLEVSRSEVVTPMMFEFELLARARGAKKTIVLPEGEEARIIAAAESILARGVADLILLGDEKAIRAKASQLGHDISEARVVSPQDPEYVERYAEEYARLRAKKGVTLEQAREKVQDVSYFGTMMVQTGEADGMVSGAIHSTAHTIRPSFEIIKTKPGAKIVSSVFLMALEDRVLVYGDCAVNPDPTAEQLADIAVQSAATASQFGVDPRIAMLSYSTGTSGSGADVDKVREATELVRSTDSSLDVEGPIQYDAAVDASVAKTKLPDSSVAGRATVFVFPDLNTGNNTYKAVQRSAGAIAIGPVLQGLNKPVNDLSRGALVDDIINTVVITAIQAQAADAESAGTTDQKENA; encoded by the coding sequence ATGCTGGGGGGCGTGTCCCAGAGTGTCTATATCGCCAGCCCGGAGGGGATGACCGGCAAGTCGATGGTGGCTTTCGGTCTGCTCGAAGCCCTCGCCTCCCGTTCCGACAGCGTCGGGGTGTACCGCCCTGTCGTGAAGTCCGCCGACGCGCGTGACTACGCCGTCGATCTCCTGACCAGCCACCCCGCCGTCGACCAGGCCTACGAGGACGCGATCGGGGTGGACTACCAGCTGGTGCTGTCCGACCCGGCCGCCGCGCACGAGCGGATCCTCGCCCGCCACCGCGAGCTCGCCGAGCGCTACGGCGTGCTGGTGGTGCTCGGCTCGGACTACGACGACCTCGCCAACCCCACCGAGCTCGCGTTCAACGCCGAGGTCGCCGCGAACATGGGCGCGCCCGTGGTGGTGGTGCTCTCGGGCCTGGACCGCAGCCCCGACCAGATCGCGGCGCTCGCGGCCGTGGCTGTCGGCGAGTTCGGCGGGCACCACGCCCTCCCGGTCGCAGTCGTGATCAACCGCGCCGACGCCGCCTCGCTCGAGGCGATCCTCCAGGCCGTCTCCGCGAAGGTGCCCGGCCCGCTGGTCGCCGCGATCCCCGAGAACCCGGTGATCATGGCGCCGACCGTGCAGGAGCTGAAGGACGCCGTGGACGGCACCCTCCTGCAGGGCAACCCCGAGTGGCTGGACCGCGTGAGCGTGGGCACCGTCATCGCCGCGATGAGCCTGCCGAACGTGCTCTCGCGCCTGACCGAGAACTGCACGGTGATCGCACCCGGCGACCGCTACGACCTGCTGCCGGGCCTGGTGATGGCGCAGCAGTCCGGCACGTTCCCGTCGCTGTCCTCGATCGTGCTGACCGGCGGCTACCAGGTGCCCGAGGAGGTCAACCGCCTGATCTCCGGTGTGCAGCAGGACCTGCCGATCATCGCCTCGGACCTGCCCACCTTCGACACCGCCGTGCGGATCGCCCGCTCGCGGGGTCGGCTGAACGTCTCCAGCCCCCAGAAGCTGGACGCGGCGCGCCGTGCGGTCGCCGAGCACCTGCCCACCCAGGACCTGCTGGGCACCCTGGAGGTGAGCCGCAGCGAGGTCGTCACCCCCATGATGTTCGAGTTCGAGCTGCTGGCCCGGGCCCGCGGGGCGAAGAAGACCATCGTGCTGCCCGAGGGCGAGGAGGCGCGCATCATCGCCGCGGCCGAGTCGATCCTGGCCCGCGGCGTGGCCGACCTGATCCTGCTGGGCGACGAGAAGGCCATCCGCGCAAAGGCCTCCCAGCTCGGCCACGACATCTCCGAGGCGAGGGTCGTCTCCCCGCAGGATCCGGAGTACGTGGAGCGGTACGCCGAGGAGTACGCGCGCCTGCGCGCCAAGAAGGGCGTCACCCTGGAGCAGGCTCGCGAGAAGGTCCAGGACGTCTCCTACTTCGGCACGATGATGGTGCAGACGGGTGAGGCCGACGGCATGGTCTCCGGGGCGATCCACTCGACCGCCCACACCATCCGCCCGTCCTTCGAGATCATCAAGACCAAGCCGGGCGCGAAGATCGTCTCCTCGGTCTTCCTCATGGCGCTCGAGGACCGGGTGCTGGTCTACGGCGACTGCGCCGTGAACCCCGACCCCACCGCCGAGCAGCTCGCGGACATCGCCGTGCAGTCCGCGGCGACCGCCTCCCAGTTCGGCGTCGATCCGCGGATCGCGATGCTGTCCTACTCCACCGGTACCTCCGGGTCCGGTGCGGACGTGGACAAGGTGCGCGAGGCGACCGAGCTGGTGCGCAGCACCGACTCGTCCCTGGACGTCGAGGGCCCGATCCAGTATGACGCGGCTGTGGACGCCTCGGTCGCCAAGACCAAGCTGCCGGACTCCTCGGTCGCGGGCCGTGCGACGGTGTTCGTCTTCCCGGACCTGAACACCGGCAACAACACCTACAAGGCCGTGCAGCGCTCGGCCGGGGCGATCGCGATCGGCCCGGTCCTGCAGGGCCTGAACAAGCCCGTCAACGACCTCTCCCGCGGAGCGCTCGTGGACGACATCATCAACACCGTGGTCATCACCGCCATCCAGGCCCAGGCGGCCGATGCGGAGTCCGCCGGCACGACCGATCAGAAGGAGAACGCATGA
- a CDS encoding VOC family protein → MPAPIPYLHLPGTAREALEFYRDVFGGEVFLATLEEFSRTDGPADAIAHGELRGPVHLCASDATGDDVHFAAQGLMMALLGAAEPATLRAWFAALAEGGEVVDPLQERPWGACDGQVRDRHGVLWLIGFEHGGDSTGQATITEA, encoded by the coding sequence ATGCCTGCACCCATCCCCTACCTGCACCTGCCGGGCACCGCCCGCGAGGCACTCGAGTTCTACCGGGACGTCTTCGGAGGTGAGGTCTTCCTGGCCACCCTCGAGGAGTTCTCCCGCACCGACGGCCCGGCGGATGCCATCGCCCACGGCGAGCTGCGCGGGCCGGTGCACCTGTGCGCCTCCGACGCCACCGGCGATGACGTGCACTTCGCCGCGCAGGGTCTGATGATGGCTCTGCTCGGGGCGGCGGAGCCCGCGACGCTGCGCGCCTGGTTCGCGGCGCTCGCCGAGGGCGGCGAGGTGGTGGACCCTCTGCAGGAACGCCCCTGGGGCGCCTGCGACGGGCAGGTGCGGGACCGCCACGGGGTGCTGTGGCTGATCGGCTTCGAGCACGGCGGAGACTCCACCGGTCAGGCCACGATCACCGAGGCCTGA
- a CDS encoding inorganic phosphate transporter has product MTGTSTRPDRDVPVRPGLLSTDLPWHLTVGVITAAMVVSFTIWSFGHTGSGVNPWMLLLAIAFGLFMAFNIGGNDVANSFGTSVGAGTLTMRQALAVAAIFEVSGAILAGGQVTETVRSGIVDLESVSSDPAAFAYIMMSALLGAALWLLLATRMGWPVSTTHAIIGGIVGAAVTSGIVTGTGGFSMVQWDQIGQIAISWVLSPLLGGICAFLLFGAIKRHILAPASRAIALGSRGYDDAEDEDDEDDDAQDEIEGSEHTAHRSHDATERVTELQQTAFAESDALDITPGGPGAELAAHVAAMTKKERKAARKVERRAAYRAMEKLVPPLAAGAAMVITAMLVFKGLKNVGFHVSLGGGVLLLGMVGVAVWMAVTVFARALKKQTISRATFIMFSWMQVFTASAFAFSHGANDIANAVGPFAALLDVLSTGEISSEAAVPTAVMVAFGIALVSGLWFIGRRVIRTVGTNLTAMHPSSGFAAELAAAAVVLLASVMGLPVSSTHILIGAVLGVGMVNRSANWRLMRPIGLAWIITLPAAAGIGAVVVLILRALF; this is encoded by the coding sequence ATGACCGGCACCTCCACCCGTCCAGACCGCGACGTCCCCGTACGCCCCGGACTGCTCTCCACGGACCTTCCCTGGCATCTCACGGTCGGCGTGATCACCGCGGCGATGGTGGTCTCGTTCACGATCTGGTCCTTCGGCCACACCGGCTCCGGCGTGAACCCGTGGATGCTGCTGCTCGCGATCGCGTTCGGCCTGTTCATGGCCTTCAATATCGGCGGCAACGACGTCGCGAACTCCTTCGGCACGAGCGTCGGCGCCGGCACCCTCACCATGCGCCAGGCCCTCGCGGTGGCGGCGATCTTCGAGGTCTCCGGTGCGATCCTCGCCGGCGGGCAGGTCACCGAGACGGTGCGCAGCGGGATCGTCGACCTGGAGAGCGTCAGCAGCGACCCCGCCGCGTTCGCCTACATCATGATGTCGGCCCTGCTGGGTGCGGCACTGTGGCTCCTCCTCGCCACCCGGATGGGCTGGCCGGTCTCCACCACCCACGCGATCATCGGCGGGATCGTCGGCGCCGCGGTCACCTCCGGCATCGTCACCGGCACGGGCGGCTTCTCCATGGTCCAGTGGGACCAGATCGGGCAGATCGCCATCTCCTGGGTGCTCTCCCCGCTGCTCGGCGGGATCTGTGCCTTTCTGCTGTTCGGCGCGATCAAGCGCCACATCCTCGCCCCCGCCTCCCGCGCGATCGCGCTCGGCTCCCGCGGCTACGACGACGCCGAGGACGAGGACGACGAGGACGACGACGCTCAGGACGAGATCGAGGGGTCCGAGCACACCGCGCACCGGTCGCACGACGCGACCGAGCGCGTGACGGAGCTCCAGCAGACCGCCTTCGCCGAGTCCGACGCGCTGGACATCACCCCCGGTGGTCCCGGGGCGGAGCTCGCCGCCCATGTCGCGGCGATGACGAAGAAGGAGCGCAAGGCCGCACGGAAGGTCGAGCGCCGCGCCGCCTATCGTGCGATGGAGAAGCTCGTGCCCCCGCTCGCCGCCGGAGCGGCGATGGTGATCACCGCGATGCTCGTGTTCAAGGGGCTGAAGAACGTGGGCTTCCACGTCTCTCTGGGCGGCGGGGTCCTGCTGCTGGGCATGGTGGGAGTCGCGGTGTGGATGGCGGTGACGGTGTTCGCCCGGGCGCTGAAGAAGCAGACCATCTCGCGCGCGACCTTCATCATGTTCAGCTGGATGCAGGTCTTCACGGCCTCGGCCTTCGCCTTCAGCCACGGCGCCAACGACATCGCCAACGCCGTGGGCCCCTTCGCCGCGCTTCTGGACGTGCTGAGCACGGGTGAGATCTCCTCGGAGGCGGCGGTCCCCACCGCCGTCATGGTCGCCTTCGGCATCGCGCTCGTGTCGGGGCTGTGGTTCATCGGCCGACGGGTCATCCGGACCGTCGGCACCAACCTCACCGCCATGCACCCCTCCTCCGGCTTCGCGGCCGAGCTCGCCGCCGCCGCAGTCGTGTTGCTCGCCTCCGTGATGGGCCTGCCGGTCTCCTCGACCCACATCCTCATCGGCGCCGTGCTCGGTGTGGGCATGGTCAACCGCTCCGCGAACTGGCGCCTCATGCGACCGATCGGCCTGGCCTGGATCATCACGCTGCCGGCCGCGGCGGGCATCGGTGCGGTCGTGGTGCTGATCCTCCGGGCACTGTTCTGA
- a CDS encoding acetate kinase, with protein MTSPSAPVPGSSDGAEHAPGIPDAATVLVLNSGSSSLKFQLLDPVAEEVFASGIVERIGQDQGEARLEAGDVSQPFSGPVPDHIAAMHVVTSLFEDAGMSLEESNVVAVGHRVVQGGAMFSAPKLIDSAVRDQISDLGSLAPLHNPAAVDGIDAARELFPDIPHVAVFDTAFFTALPEAARTYALNKDVASEYRIRRYGAHGTSHRYVSEQVTAHFAAQGKDTSDLRQIVLHLGNGASASAVRGGTPVDTSMGLTPLEGLVMGTRTGDIDPSVYAHLSRSAGMDIDQIDTLLNKRSGMQGLCGMSDFRDITAAIRDGNEEAELAMQVYVHRLRKYVGSYSFVLGGLDAIAFTAGIGENVPEVRERTLAGLEGFGIVLDPERNAERVKGVRVISAPESAVTVLIVPTDEELAIAQQALEVARAEE; from the coding sequence ATGACCTCCCCCTCCGCCCCCGTCCCCGGCTCCTCCGACGGGGCGGAACACGCGCCCGGCATCCCCGATGCCGCGACCGTGCTGGTGCTGAACTCCGGCTCCTCCTCCCTGAAGTTCCAGCTGCTGGACCCGGTGGCGGAGGAGGTCTTCGCCTCCGGGATCGTGGAGCGGATCGGCCAGGACCAGGGCGAGGCGCGCCTCGAGGCCGGGGACGTCTCCCAGCCGTTCTCCGGCCCGGTCCCGGACCACATCGCCGCGATGCACGTGGTCACCTCCCTGTTCGAGGACGCGGGCATGTCGCTCGAGGAGTCCAACGTGGTCGCCGTGGGCCACCGCGTGGTCCAGGGCGGCGCGATGTTCTCCGCCCCGAAGCTGATCGACTCCGCCGTGCGCGACCAGATCTCCGATCTCGGCTCCCTCGCCCCGCTGCACAACCCCGCGGCGGTCGACGGCATCGACGCGGCGCGCGAGCTGTTCCCGGACATCCCGCACGTGGCCGTGTTCGATACCGCCTTCTTCACCGCCCTGCCCGAGGCGGCCCGCACCTACGCCCTGAACAAGGACGTGGCCAGCGAGTACCGCATCCGCCGCTACGGCGCGCACGGCACCAGCCATCGCTACGTCTCCGAGCAGGTCACCGCGCACTTCGCCGCGCAGGGCAAGGACACCTCCGACCTGCGCCAGATCGTGCTGCATCTGGGCAACGGCGCCTCCGCCTCGGCGGTGCGCGGCGGCACCCCCGTGGACACCTCCATGGGCCTGACCCCGCTGGAGGGTCTGGTCATGGGCACCCGCACCGGTGACATCGACCCGTCGGTGTACGCGCACCTGTCCCGCAGCGCCGGGATGGACATCGACCAGATCGACACGCTGCTGAACAAGCGCTCGGGCATGCAGGGCCTGTGCGGCATGAGCGACTTCCGCGACATCACCGCCGCGATCCGCGACGGCAACGAGGAGGCCGAGCTGGCGATGCAGGTGTACGTGCACCGCCTGCGCAAGTACGTCGGCTCCTACTCCTTCGTGCTCGGCGGCCTCGACGCGATCGCGTTCACCGCCGGGATCGGCGAGAACGTGCCGGAGGTGCGCGAGCGCACCCTCGCCGGGCTCGAGGGCTTCGGGATCGTCCTGGATCCCGAGCGCAACGCCGAGCGGGTCAAGGGCGTGCGCGTCATCTCCGCGCCCGAGTCCGCGGTGACCGTGCTCATCGTCCCCACCGACGAGGAGCTCGCCATCGCCCAGCAGGCCCTCGAGGTCGCCCGCGCCGAGGAATGA
- a CDS encoding exonuclease domain-containing protein: protein MTTDTATGWIDRPMLGFDTETTGTNVEKDRIVTVALVHSVGPGRENETVATWLIDPGVEIPEPAQRVHGISTEHARTHGMQPAEALDEVASMIVEALGKDVPLVAFNIGFDLAILENELTRLGLPTLVDRLGHDITPVIDALVVDRGVDRYRKGKRTLTDMLAHYGIEQDGRLHTADVDVSATLDVLRAQARKFPQLTESSLQDLHREQVGWHRRWAEGMNDWLKGKGRTPDVQLSWPL from the coding sequence ATGACCACGGACACCGCCACAGGCTGGATCGACCGCCCGATGCTCGGCTTCGACACCGAGACCACCGGCACGAATGTCGAGAAGGACCGCATCGTCACCGTCGCGCTCGTCCACTCCGTGGGCCCCGGCCGCGAGAACGAGACCGTCGCGACCTGGCTCATCGACCCGGGCGTGGAGATCCCCGAGCCCGCTCAGCGGGTGCACGGCATCAGCACCGAGCACGCCCGCACCCACGGCATGCAGCCCGCCGAGGCGCTGGACGAGGTCGCCTCGATGATCGTTGAGGCGCTCGGGAAGGACGTGCCGCTGGTCGCCTTCAACATCGGCTTCGACCTCGCGATCCTCGAGAACGAGCTGACGCGGCTCGGCCTGCCCACCCTCGTGGACCGGCTCGGCCACGACATCACCCCGGTGATCGACGCGCTCGTGGTGGACCGCGGCGTGGACCGCTACCGCAAGGGCAAGCGGACGCTCACTGACATGCTCGCCCACTACGGCATCGAGCAGGACGGCCGCCTGCACACCGCGGACGTGGACGTCTCCGCGACCCTGGACGTGCTGCGCGCGCAGGCGCGGAAGTTCCCGCAGCTCACCGAGTCGTCCCTGCAGGACCTGCACCGCGAGCAGGTGGGCTGGCACCGCCGCTGGGCCGAGGGCATGAACGACTGGCTGAAGGGCAAGGGCCGCACCCCGGACGTGCAGCTGTCCTGGCCGCTGTGA
- a CDS encoding GuaB3 family IMP dehydrogenase-related protein, with translation MSEIEIGRNKRGRRSYSFDDVAVVPSRRTRDPEDVSTAWQVDAYHFDIPIFAAPMDSLMSPETAIELGKLGGLGVLDLEGLWTRYEDPTSQFDRIATASDGEVVDVMRKIYSEPVKPELIRDRIQQLRDAGVTAAGSLSPQRTQEHWKSVVDAGVDLFFIRGTTVSAEHVSSGREPLNLKRFIYELDVPVIVGGCATYTAALHLMRTGAAGVLVGFGGGASQTTQETLGIQVPLASAVADVAAARRDYMDESGGRYVHVIADGGLGRSGDLVKAIACGADGLMVGAALARAEEAPGRGHHWGSEAHHPTLTRGHRVPVGTVAPLEQILFGPSIAADGTTNLVGALRHAMATTGYLDLKEFQRVEVVTTV, from the coding sequence ATGAGCGAGATCGAGATCGGCCGCAACAAGCGGGGACGACGCAGCTACAGCTTCGACGACGTGGCGGTGGTGCCCTCCCGCCGCACCCGCGACCCGGAGGACGTCTCCACCGCCTGGCAGGTGGACGCCTACCACTTCGACATCCCGATCTTCGCCGCCCCCATGGACTCCCTCATGTCCCCGGAGACCGCGATCGAGCTCGGGAAGCTCGGCGGCCTCGGCGTGCTGGACCTCGAGGGCCTGTGGACCCGCTACGAGGACCCCACCTCCCAGTTCGACCGGATCGCCACCGCCTCCGACGGCGAGGTCGTCGACGTGATGCGGAAGATCTACTCCGAGCCCGTCAAGCCCGAGCTGATCCGCGACCGCATCCAGCAGCTGCGCGACGCCGGCGTCACCGCCGCCGGATCCCTGTCTCCGCAGCGCACCCAGGAGCACTGGAAGAGCGTCGTGGACGCGGGCGTGGACCTGTTCTTCATCCGCGGCACCACCGTCTCGGCCGAGCACGTCTCCTCCGGCCGGGAGCCGCTGAACCTCAAGCGCTTCATCTACGAGCTCGACGTGCCGGTCATCGTGGGCGGCTGCGCGACCTACACCGCGGCCCTGCACCTCATGCGCACCGGCGCGGCCGGCGTCCTCGTCGGCTTCGGCGGCGGCGCCTCCCAGACCACCCAGGAGACCCTCGGCATCCAGGTCCCGCTCGCCAGCGCCGTCGCCGACGTCGCCGCCGCGCGCCGCGACTACATGGACGAGTCCGGCGGCCGCTACGTGCACGTCATCGCCGACGGCGGCCTCGGCCGCTCCGGCGACCTCGTCAAGGCCATCGCCTGCGGGGCCGACGGACTCATGGTCGGCGCAGCCCTCGCACGCGCCGAGGAGGCCCCCGGCCGCGGCCACCATTGGGGCTCCGAGGCGCACCACCCGACCCTCACCCGCGGCCACCGCGTACCGGTCGGGACCGTCGCCCCGCTCGAGCAGATCCTCTTCGGCCCGTCCATCGCGGCCGACGGCACCACGAACCTCGTCGGCGCGCTGCGCCACGCGATGGCGACCACCGGCTACCTGGACCTCAAGGAGTTCCAGCGGGTCGAGGTCGTCACCACCGTCTGA